Genomic window (Dasypus novemcinctus isolate mDasNov1 chromosome 10, mDasNov1.1.hap2, whole genome shotgun sequence):
TAGAGAGGTATAAAGAAATGCCATTTGAAATGGACACAGACCTATCTCCCTCTCTGGAAAGCAAAGCATGGGGACGAGAAAAGCAGGATTCTGGATGAACTGAGACGGGGAGGGGAGTGAGATTTAAGAAGCCAGGACCCCTCCACCCCTCCAAACACAGTTATACATACCAATAGATGCTACAAAATTCTCTTCCTTTAAGCTCCTGGTGTCTAGTTCCTTAGGACCCTTTCCTGCAGTACTTGGTGCCCAAGGTCCCAGCTGGGGAACTCTCAGCTGTGCCATAGTCTTTGGGTCTCCCCTGGCAGTCAGGCCAGGATCCTTGCCAACTGGTGTACTGACACTCTCTGTTGGACTTCTTTTCCGCTTGTCTGGTTCTGGGAAAAGATCAATATAAAAAGTAGTCAAATGAGGTTAGTAGGTGGGAAGCAAGGTATGGAGAAGCAAGGATACAGGAGGGTGTGGAATGGAAGAAGTGCAAGGAAAGCCGGCCTCTTATTTGTATGATGGAGAAATATCTGCTATATATAAACACGCACTAGAAAATAAAATCCCAAAGCCTGATGGGAAGCAGCTTGTTGGGAAATCAGTCATAGGGATAAGTAAGCTCCCTTTGGGAGACACGAGGCCCACCTGGCACAATCCCTACCTTTACTGTAGTAGTGGGTCTGAGCGATCTCCAGAAGCCCAAAGATGCTGGCCATGCCGCCCAGACCTGCATGGGCATAGGACTGCTCCAGACTGAGGACTGTACACTTGAGCAGGTCTAACATCCCCTTGTACACCTTTCGGCTGATCTCCTGCAACAATAACCCAGGGGCTAGAGTCGGCAAAATTGCCTTTGGTGCCCATGTCCCACCTGCCAGTTGATTCCAACTCCCAACTCCACACACTGACCACATCTGGGATGATGTCCTGCCGGGAATCCTCCTCTGACTGTACTGTGCGGTTCAGCTTGCTCAGGACAAAGACCCGCAGCTGCTCACTCTCCAGCAGCCGCCGTACCTTCTTCATGTTGAGCCAGCCAACACCCTGGCCATCCAGCACACTGTGCACCACCTCCTTCAGGAACTGCTGGTTCTCACTAGGAGGGTCACATACCACCTCTGTGGTCATCAGCTCCTTTGCAGAGCATTCCCCCTGTCACCACACTAGATATTGCCTCCAGGGCCAAAACACAAAGTCAAGTCTCTAAATGGCCAATTCTAGCACATACCCCACCTCTCCAGATAACCTGGGGTGCCTGAGTACCCACCACAGCTGTTTCACTGTCAACACTGTAAGCTATTATGCTTGCCTGGGATTGAATCAGAATGGGAAGTGCTGGCAGGAAATTCATTTCATCTCTACCCTACTGAGAGCTTTTCTCCCACTCTCGAGTATCCCTAAAGTTTTGTCTAGGAACCACTACCTCTACCCAAGAACTTTGAAATGTGTTCTGCCATTTTTATTACCTAGAATTGCTGGATCGGCCCTGGGGTGATGGaggctctcttttcactgtcGGGCTGTGCTTAATGACAGATGACTTCTGATCCACTAAGGCCCTCCTGTTCCCTATAAGCCgggaagacaggaaagagagataTCACTATCGTAGCTTGGACGCTGGCGTGAGCACAGCCCTGGGCGGCCACGttccacacccactcccctgccGGGCTGGGTGAAGGTGGCACCAGGGCATCACACACAGGTAAAAACCAGCCATGGCAATGTggaggaggtggggatggagacTCAGGCCACTCCACATGCACCAGCAGCAGGCCCCATGGGCAAGCATGGGTGTCACGGGGGACGGGGCAAGGCAGGTCACTCATATGATGCCGCTTGCTCCATGAGGAGGATGGCCCTCAGGCAGGCACGGAAGATGCTAGGAAAAGAGAGGTCATGCACAGCTCACAGGCGAGACCCACCTTCGCCACTCCCGGGGCCGGCGTCAGTAACAATCTCCATTAGAGTATTTAGCCCAAATACTGGGACACAAAATACACAATTAGTAGGTGCACCACAATACCCCAATCCCTGTACCCCTCAATGGAGTTGTAAGTTAGATCATCTGAGCGTAATCACAAAGCTTGAAGAGTGCGTATAACCTGGGTTCTTGGGCACCTCGGAGCTGGAAGCCTGATCCAGGTGATCAGGAATCAAACAAGGCTCTAGGAAAGGCCACCCCTTAAGACCATGGCCTCACAAAACCTGTACGGACAGGGCAAATGACACGAGGAGCCTTTGCGTACTACACAGGCACATGCATGAAGGAGGGACCACTAGGTTTTCATTAAACATCCAGCATGGGGGTCCAGAGGGCTTGCAGGTATGCACAGGGAAGGGCCCTATCTGGCAGGCCCCAtcgtggagtggggtggggttgtGGGGGTACGAGATGGGAGGTGGATGGGAGGTATAAGCGCATCAAATGAGGTGAAGCTTTGGCATGCAATGAAAGAGTTATCAATTGCTCTCCTCTTCAAATGCATCAAAGGGAAAGCCAGGGGCACTAACACCTTTCCTTCCCTAACCCACCAGTCCTGTGTGGGCTCACTGGAGCAGGGCTACTTAAGTTCCTACATCACTAATGAGGAAGTCCTTTTgctcattgattttatttttccatccccAAGAAGGAACATTCCTTCAACTCCTGGCATTTTTATTCACTGGGGATGAGGGGTTACTTAAAGAAAACGTGGTGTTGCTTCTCACTGTACTTCCTACCATAATGAAATATCAGCATAAGATccagaaaaagtaaacaaaagtcAGATTAAATTCAGAAGAGTCCCTCAAACTGCGAGTGATTGCAAAGGAAATTCATGTAAAATCTTAACTGTCTTAGAAGTCAACCAACACTCCCTGGCTGGCCATAGGCCCTAGGTTGGCATGTGGCCAAAGTAAGAGGTTTCGTGACTCTGAGGACACTGCCAGACTCTCCACCACCATCCCCTGGTAGGCCAGCTCCTCAGGATGGGGTTCATTCTGAAGTTCAGGCAGTAGGGACCAGGCAGATGACTAGTGGTACCTGGTGATCCCTGTTAATCACGTACCTCTGACAAAAGTTCCCCCAGAAGCAGCACTCATCCCACAGATGTCAGTGTCCTAGATGACATAACAGGGCCTTTTTTAGCTACAAAGGTAGTTCCCATCTGAcaaacatcagaaaccatgatgTGCAGTGAAAGCCATGAGAAGCCATAAAGGGAAACAGCCAGGTCAGATGAGTCATCATACACGGGGCTCCTGACAAGCACCATTGGCTAAAATAACTCCCAGAGAATCCTGGTTTGGCAAAAGGGGAGCTGCAGTTACCTTTCAGACTAGGGAAGGGCGTGGTCTTCTCTCGGGCACCTTTGGTGGGCAGCGTGAGGTTGGAAAGACTGAAGCTTGTACTATGGTTCCGATATAGGCTGCCTATCAATGGGAAGGCGTGAGAGCCATGAGTTAGGGGGATAAAACGATCAGGGCATTGCACTTCAATGACTttatcatcttcacctccctcctCTGCAAACGTAATCTCAGTGCCTCTTTCATGGAAAGGATCAAGTCTAACTTAAGGAGCCACTGCCAGGATTGCTCACAACCCAGTAACAATTCTAATTACCACCCATAATAATGGCCGAGTCCCTCATGCCCTGCTTATATAGCCTGAAAGCCAGGAGTCACTGTGCCTCAGAGCTGAAGTTGGTGTGGTCTCTGGCTTCTGAAAACACTAGCAATCCCAATTATCCCCTGGGTTGGCTCTCTGTAATCCCTAGTCTGTTGACATCTGTACCAATACCATCCCTCAAAACTGGAAATATTCTCTTATGTAAAAAAGTCAATCTCATATAGATTTCAAAGCATGTTATGAAAAAGCCCCTCATCATGTAGAAAAGATTTTCGATAAACACCCAAACCAAATGTGACCAAAATATTTCCACAAAATTTATGTACAAACGTATGATTTTGAATACAATGCATATTTTTCAGTTGACCATTCAGCTGCCTTACCAGAAACAGACTGAAGCCTCCAGCTGTAAAGGTAATGACGAGCTGTCCTTGTCCTTTATTGACCTCACCTGTAAGTACCTTATTTGTATCATCCAAATGATCTGAATCAGGGCTTGGTAATGCCAACTCAGCCCTAATTCTAAAGTCctaagcaccatttgctgaagccAGGCCCTACTGCTGAGAAAATGGACCAGAAGAATGAGTGAGCTTAAGGCACTTACTGGCGAAAGACATGATGCCCCCGAAGCCCTCGGTGCTGTTGTTGGAGACGGTGGAGGTGGGAGAACTTGCTCTTGAGTCTGACTCTGCATCTGAGTCACTTGCCAGTTTCAAGCTGTTGGGCCGCAGCAGCTTTTGAGCCCTTGGAATGCACAGTGGCACCTATGAGCCCCAGGCTGGGGTACCTAATCCTGGGAGTGTGGGCCTTAAGCTACACTGCAGTCACCTCTCCCTTCCCTAGATCAGAGTACCACCCTCTGGGGATGGCAGGACCACGAGAGCATTCAGACTTCTCAGGCTCTCTGATTAACCCTCACCCAGGGTCCACTTTAGTGAGGTCCTTCAGTCTACCACCTAGAAGGGATCCCCAGGCTCTCACCGATTGCCATTGACATGTTGGCTGAATCGGGGAGTGTAACTTTCCCCCTGCTCCTCATCATCTTCCTCAGGGGGAAAGCCATATTGGGGCTCGAAGTATGGATTGTCATAGGTTGGCCGGCGCACTGACCCCTCTCCAATTTCTGTCTGATGCTTGTCCACGTTCGACTTGCCAATGCTGGGAGGCACGGTAGGGAGGGGCTTGGAGACACCTACTGCTGTCTTATCATCCATCTCTGCCGAGTCAGCAGGTTCCTAAGGGCCATATTAAATAAAAAGTAGTCACCTGGTGTCCAGCGATGCCTTCCTATGTTCTCAGTTTGGCTGGGCCAGGCCCAGCCTGTCAGATTCTCAGCCCaaggaatgcatgggaaaaaaaatctctgtgACACCCCTGTTCTCTGTCATCATAAACTCTATAAGGGGGATCTTAGCTACACCCTGAACAAAGCCCAGTAACCTCCTACTGGAATCAAAACTGTTTCCGATAGGCTCTAAGCTATAGGATCTAAGGGAAAAGATAGGAAGGCTGTGAGAAAAAAGGCAAATTAATGGTTACAACGTGGCTTTCCTAATGGAGATGAGGCCCACATCCCAAGCAGCTCTCACTTGTCCACCCCTCCAAAGTCTCACGTACAGAGTTGGCTCCGTGGATGACAGTGCTGGGGCTACTGCTGGCGGTGGTGCTGGAGCTAGAGCGCAGTGGGGGGTTTTCCTGGGTGTTCTCGCCATCTGGACCAGGCTCTTCTGCTTCCTTCTGGTTCTGCAGCTCATCAATCTCTACCTCACTGGCATCCCCCAGTGCCGCATGTGTCAGAGGATCCATATCTGTCAAAGCCCAAGGATGGCAGGTATATATACCACCCCAGAACCCCTGAGCTGGCCAATTCCACAACCCCCTCCAGGACACTTACTAGGAGTATCACCATTGATATCGCATTTCATCATCTCGCTGACAAAGTCACCAAGGGATGAGTAGGAAGAACTTGAGTCATCGTAATCCATACTATCACTACCACTGCAGAATGAAGaacagaaaaaacagaaagaaggggCAAAGAAAAGAATCATCAGACTGctttaagggaaagaaaaaggtgAGCACCCCTATCTCAAGaccaaggaacaaaataaaataaggaagccAAGAAAAAACTATCAGCCAAAATATAACCCAAGGCTTCAAAGACTGATCAAAACCTTCCGAGATTTTGCCCCATTGTGCTAAAGAAGCGCTGGTGAGAGCTTCCTGGCCTTAAAGAAGTGTTCTGCTGTCATAAGAGACTGCTCACCTGTCATCAGTTGGGTCAGAGTCAGAGGCACGTTCTGGTGGCATACTCAGCGCGTCAGCCATCTGAGAATTGCTATCATAGACTCGGTAATGGATGGGCTGCAGCTGATGAGCATACCACTTTGGCTTGTCACCAATCAGGGCTGGATCGAACATATCTACCCaaggagggtggggtgggaagaaCAGCATTAGCAGCACGGGGAAAAAAGGCAAGCAGGAAAAGTCTAAAGCAAACAGGAACAGAAGGGGCAGCTCAAAGATGAGAAAGGGAAAAGGCAAAAGGAAGAGCAATCAGGACAAAGGCAGAAGGTGGGCCAAGCAGAGGGCAGGGGGACTCACTGTTGTGAATTCGCTGGAAGGCATAGTTGGTGGGATTAAGGATCCATTCTCCAAAGTACTCCACAGCCTGAGTCCTGGCCAATTTCTCAGCAAAAGCAGTCTGCCGGGGACGTGAGGCTAGAAAGGAGCCAGCTTGAAAAGCTACCACAGGTCGAGGGAAGAGACGCAGGGTACGTGTGTGCATCTGAAAGCCCTGTAGCACGTTGGGGGAGTTGAAGAAACGTACCATGGCCACTCTGGGGAAGAAGGGGGTGGTGAGATCATCTGAGTCCCAAACACTGCTGGGTAAGAAGGCCCAAGATCCAAAATCACCCCCCAAAGCCATCGGTTAACAGGATTCCAAAATCAAAGCAAGAGATACCTTCAAGAATTCTCCATCTCTCCACCCAAGGTTTAAAAGGCCTAAGAGTGTAATGAACTCTTTCCTCTTTGCTTTAAGAGAGATGGCAAATACAAGTCAAATATCATACCCactttataaataaagaaattctGGCTTAGGGAAGTAGTCTGCTCCAAGATcactgagagagaaagagaccaaCTTAAGAATGTGTGATTGCAGAGTCTGCTTGGTCTTACCTGGTAGCAACATCCACAGAATCTACATCATTGCCATAGATGAGTGGATTGAATTCAGTGGAAGGAGTGGACTGCAGGTCATTAGAAGGCCTTCCCAAGAGAAGTGGGATATCCTGGCCCTCATGAAATTTCTCTAGATTGAGGATGGGCTGGGTGTTGAGACTCATGCTGGCTAGGGCCTATGGAATAAGAAGAAATCCTCATACAAGGCAGATTTCTGGGAGACAAGCCAATAGCATCTCCTAGGAAAGAGGCTTCTTAAAGTTTCCATATCACACTCTCCGCTGAAAAATTTCTGCAACAAAGAACTGTGCTAATATGCAGATCAAGGCCAACCCTTCAAGCCTTAATCTTTGAAATAagaatccaagtttttagtttcTGAAAAATAATCTAATTGTGTAAATTTTCAGCTCAAGCCAACGTAGCTCAAAGCAACCTGACCAGATCTGAAGTCTAGGGCAATGGTTTTCAAACCTTAATCATGAAATCTTGTTATTCAATTGAAATCTCATGTGGTGATATAAACAGCTGAAACATGTAAAAGCAGAGCTTCTCCGAAGGGCACAAGGACATAGGCTGAAGGACATAGGAACCAGAGCCTCAGGGCATAGTGCTCCCAACCTAAACCAGCCcctaagaggcttcaaagtgcAGTCTGAAAGTTACTGGTCTAGACTAGCAGAGCCCAAACTTAATGAGCATAGGAATGACTTAAGGATGTTAAAATTCAGATTCTAATTCAATAAATCTGGGGtgattgtacattttttaaaatcaattttattgatacctattcataaaaattacaatccatccaaagtgtactaattctgcatttttaacaagcccAGGTGATGCCAATGCTGCTGGTCTATTCACCACACTTTAAGTAGCAAGGATCAGAATACAGGGTCAATGAGCCCAGGGATCTTAGCTCCTATAAACATGTGAAGTATAATCCCATATATCAGCCCTTTCATACTAAGGCAATCATCAAGCATGAAACACCAGCAAGGAAAGACAGAGAGATTTCTGAATTTGTAATTCTCACCAGATTCTGTGGTAAAAGATATCATATTATATCCGCAGCAATGAAACAAGTGATACAAAAGGACCCATTTAAATCCAAATAGGTATCACCTAGAGCAGGGGTTTTatcaaggggtccatgagcttgaatagaaattaaaaaaacaacaacattattcttgtgggatgtgttggtgcaggcatgatatatttattaaataacacacagtataatgtggacttagtaaggggtccatggttttcatctgactggcaaaagggtccatggaacaaaaaaggttaagaacccctgaccaagggaagcagacttggctaaCTGCtggaacatccgcctaccacgtgggaggtccagggttcaaacccagggtctcctgacccgtgtggtgagctggttcatGCGCAGTGcggatgcacacaaggagtgccctgccacagaggagtgtcccccgcgtaggggagccccacgcacaaggagtgtgccccgtaaggacagccaccccccGTGAAAGTGCACCCTAtgtgctgacgcagcaagatgacacaacaaaaggagacacagattcccagtgctgctgacagccATGCacgtggacacagaacacacagcaaatggacacggagagcagacaactggcgaggtggggaggggagagatataaataaaaataaataaataaatcttcaaaaaaaaaaaaaaagcctgaccAAGAGGTACTACTAAATACCTCAGACAACACACAGGGAGATTCCTGAAGATCTTTCAGAACAGAGCAAGGATTCCTAAAATTAAATACAGTGCTATCTACTGGTGGTCCTACATAACACATAGAGCAGGACAAGGAAGTGGAGCCTTGTCATGTTTTACCTTCAGGTACTGTACTCAGCAtgcagaagaggaagaaaaaaatccatcaatGTAAGTGGACTTAAGGGACAACTCAAAAAAAGGAACTTTTGAAGGAAGGATTCTATAGGGACCTAGGGATagattcaaaaagaaaatataaaaaagtcaGATTGCCCAAACTACTACCATCTTACAAGACTGAGAGCGCTCCAAGGCCAAAAAGAATGGCAGGTATGGCAAGAAATGGGAATTGATGAGTTGTTTTATATTGCATTGTAATATAATTAGAGGGTAGGAGGGTATTAAATGAATTAGAAGGAATCTAAAAGGCACTTTTTGAGATAATATTCACCCTGCCACCCAGAAATGGGATACAACTCTCCTTAGGCTTCCTACTGCCCACTCAAGGCATAAAATCTGCACCACCTGAAGTTTGAAAGGAAGCTGGCTCTTAGAATAACTGTCTTTCTACCGCAATCCTGTATCATCTAttgcttccctttattttcttcattctttactTGCCTGCTTTAAATGTTTTTTCAGCTCTAATGATTCTGGTTCTGGCAGGATAGGTAGCACTTCTGCATTGGTTGGGGCAATCACCTGCACAAGAGGAAAGATAATAGGCATGTTCTTAGAATTGCTCAGGAGTTTCTCTTACATAACGGTAAATAGAAGAGGAAGTCGTATATACAATATTATCAGGGTACATATGAATTCATGCACACTACATATACTCATATATCTGATATACATACATATCTGAACGGAAATATATCTAAGTGTTATTGGTGATTATCTCAGGATAATAGGATTAcagtttttgctttcttctttacatttatttgtatttgctaAAGTTACAATGAATATATGTAAGGGTATCCTTGAGTCTATTACACTGCAGAATGTCAATAtaagtttgttctttttccccAAGTCTCCATCAAAAGACAGCTTCTTAATGGAAACCAGGCCCCAGGAAAGCCATCAGGAGATGACCTACACCATATGCAATGGTCTGGCAGCCACACCTGCCCTACTGCTCTTGGAGCATGCAGGAGGGGCACTTAGTTCTGGCAAAACTGAATCTTAAAATTCTTTGAGTCCTAACCAAGAGCCTTTTTAGACAACTTACTAGCCAATGAAGTAAAagcagaattgaaaaaaaatggattCAATGAGTCTCATAATAGAAAATAACCCACAACTTAGGTGCCTCTCCTGAGAGCAGTATAGAAAAACAGAACATAATCCTATTCCAGATCCTACAAATGTCTCAGCCAGGAACCTCACCCTACTGCTGTCCAGATCCACTAGCCACACATCATCAGGCATTTTAAAGTCCAGTTTGTAGAGGAAAAAGCTGGCAGGGACCCCAATGATGTATGGGGTTGGAGCCAGCAGCAGCtgtggaaaagagagagaggataagaaacaaagaataaaactTAGCATGATCAATTCCACTTAATGAGTCAGGATTTTTCTATATATGGAAGTTGAGGTCTACAATCCCTTTTCCAAAACTCTTCAAGGTTACATTATGTAACACCTGCAGCAAGGTTGGGGCCCACAGCCTATAATCATTAACATCAATAAAGCATTGGTTTTGCCACCAAAACAGTACTGGTCAGGTTAGATTTTGCTGATAAGTGATTGAGCACTAGTACTGACTGATGACTTCCTTGGGCACTGACTAAGCCCTCTCCCTCAgggagatgagaaatcagcacttaatcttattgggtatctcttgtatgtgattcattgcttttctcttgctgctctcagatttctctttgtctctgacattttgattagtatgtgtcttggagtaggtctattaggatttatttggATTGAAGTATGTTGTACTACTTGGACATGGAAaattatgtccttcaatagggctggacAGAGTTGGGAAGAGTAGAGGTGACAAAGCCAGAAAAGACTCACCTGCTCTGCTGATGCCATGCAGGTGGGAAGCAGTGGGATTACAGGAAACATATACTCCAGGGGGTAAATCATTGCCACGAATGCCATCACAGACATGGAGAGTGCATTGTAGTCTCGGGACTGTAGCACCATCTGCCACAAGCCATACCATAAGGATCACTCAAGAGTAGAATATAAGAAGTAGGAGAAAACACCTTCCAACACTGTACTTTAGTTTCTGTTCCACCATCCCTCCAGCTCTAGGAGCTCGGCTTCCACAATTACCAGTGCCCAATGCCCCAGCTGGCTTGCCACCTCCCAACCCAAGCACCACTGTCATCCTCTTGGGAATCACTCCTTTACTGTCCTAGTTCTTGTacacatacgcacacacacacccccaactCAGGATCACTCACTGAAACAGAACTTTTGATATTTTCAGAGAATTAGGTCAATAAAGTTAGGGATAATTCAACTGAGTAGCAAGCCTGTGAACATATTCCCACACAATACCAGTACCATAATTCAACCCACACCCACTGAGTACCTGCTGTATATCAGGCATCATGTTACCTCCTAGAGACGAAGCAATAAAAAATATGCAGAGATGCAAACTCTGTCTTGAAAGAACACATGGTCTAGCCTCTGCCATTCTTCAAAGCCCTTCCCCTAGAAAGCTGGCCCTCTCACCTTGTGCTCTAACAGGATGCAGGTTAGCACCTGAAGACAGGCGTCTACACCCAGAAGTTCCAAGGGAAGGTGTAATGGAAAATCCACTAGGGTGAATCGAGAGGGGTCTGGGAGAGCAAAGGTCAGAGCTGGCTGAAGCTCCTGGGGTAGGACCTCAATGTCCACTCGCTTCTGCCCAGAGATGGGTACTGGGGAGCGCAGTAGTCGATAGATCCAGGCCTcaatttctcgaaggtcatgcAGAAGGGCACTTGACTTCTCTTCCACAAGCAACGATCCAGTAAAAATGCGCCACATGGTGTCCCTGGAGAACAAACAGCAGGAAGAAGACACGTAAGCATCAGAGGCTGATACCCCACAGCAACCCAATATAATTAGAGGGAGTATTATGATGACAATTGGAAAAGGAGCATCAACAGGAAAGCCCACTCTTTTGGCTCAGACACTACCAGAGGTTATATATGAAGGAGTGAAAAAGTATGCAAAGAATGTATATgtgataaaatatttaggaataaatttaactaaggatgtaaaggacttgtacacagaaaactataaaacattactgaaagaaattaaaaaagatctaataaatgaaaggatatcccatgttcatggattggaaaattagATATTGTTAAAATGTTGTGATGGATTGAACTGCGCatcccagtttggacatgttcttggtcttggtagCATTCTGGTGGCTGTGGACTcactgtaaataagatctcttgggaagtggatgtggcttaagcagttgggtgcctgcctcctgcatgggaggtcccggattcagttcccagtaccgcctaaagaagataagacagcaaactgatgcgACAGctagctgatgcaaaaagatgatgcaacaagatgacacaacaagatgatgcaacgaagagacacaataaggaaaacaataagagacacaacaaccaGGAgcaggtggctcaagccattgggtgcctcccttccccatgggaagtccctggttcagtttctggtgcctcctaaaaagaagataagcacacaacaaacagacacagagagcagacagcaagagcaaaacaaaaaggggcaggggagaaaaacaaattaattaaataaattaaaaataaataaataaaataagatagcttcaagatgttacttcagttaagatgtggcccagctTAATCAGGTTGGGCTTAAACCggattgctggagtcctttataagcagtgGGAAAGTCAGACGGAGAAGGAAGCATGGGGAgtaaccagaagctggaagtcaatggaacccagaagagaaaggagaagatgccacggtatacattgccatgtgaaggaaaagtcaaggaacgagtattgccagcagccagcccctgcatgccacagtcttcaggcaGAATGATTGccttgccaataccttgattttggacttcacctagcctcaaaaccataagccaataaatccctattgCTAAGCCACCATATTataaggtatttgttttagcagttggaaaactaaaacagatgtcaattctacccaaagcaatttacagattcaatgctatACCATTCagaattccaatagccttctttgcaaaaatggaaaagccaatcagcaaattcatatggaagggtaaggggtcttaAATacccaaaatcatcttgaaaaagaacaaagccaGGGGATtcacactttccaatttcaaaacttattacaagctacagtaatcaaaacagtttggtactggcacaaggaaagacatacaaaccaatggaaatgaattaagagttcataaataaaccttcacattgatggtcaattgattttttacaagagtgttaagtccactcaatggggaaagaacagtttcttcaacaaatggtactgggaaaactggatatccaaaagcaaaataatgaaagtgtacccctacctcataccatatacaaaaattaactcaaaatggatcaaagacctaatataagaACTGAAACCATACTTGAAAAAAACACAGGAGCCATCTTCAGGATCTTATACTTGGCAACAGACTCTTAGACTTTACaccgaaagaaaaaatagataaattggatttcattaaatttaaaaaacttttgtgcatcagagGACATTATcataaagtaaaaagacaacctacagaatgtgagaaaatatttggaaactatatatctggTAAGGATTTAACATCAAGTGTTTATAAAGAaatactagggaagcagattggctcaactgataagagtgtctgcctaccatataggaggttcaggatttgaacccagggcctcctgacccatgtagtgagctggcccacactcagtgctgccatgcgcaag
Coding sequences:
- the MADD gene encoding MAP kinase-activating death domain protein isoform X42 → MVQKKKFCPRLLDYLVIVGARHPSSDSVAQTPELLRRYPLEDHTEFPLPPDVVFFCQPEGCLSVRQRRTSLRDDTSFVFTLTDKDTGVTRYGICVNFYRSFQKRMPKEKGEGGAGSRGKEGARVTCASDEVGTESSESGSSLQPPSADSTPDVNQSPRGRRRAKGGTRSRNSTLTSLCVLSHYPFFSTFRECLYTLKRLVDCCSERLLGKKLGIPRGVQRDTMWRIFTGSLLVEEKSSALLHDLREIEAWIYRLLRSPVPISGQKRVDIEVLPQELQPALTFALPDPSRFTLVDFPLHLPLELLGVDACLQVLTCILLEHKMVLQSRDYNALSMSVMAFVAMIYPLEYMFPVIPLLPTCMASAEQLLLAPTPYIIGVPASFFLYKLDFKMPDDVWLVDLDSSRVIAPTNAEVLPILPEPESLELKKHLKQALASMSLNTQPILNLEKFHEGQDIPLLLGRPSNDLQSTPSTEFNPLIYGNDVDSVDVATRVAMVRFFNSPNVLQGFQMHTRTLRLFPRPVVAFQAGSFLASRPRQTAFAEKLARTQAVEYFGEWILNPTNYAFQRIHNNMFDPALIGDKPKWYAHQLQPIHYRVYDSNSQMADALSMPPERASDSDPTDDSGSDSMDYDDSSSSYSSLGDFVSEMMKCDINGDTPNMDPLTHAALGDASEVEIDELQNQKEAEEPGPDGENTQENPPLRSSSSTTASSSPSTVIHGANSEPADSAEMDDKTAVGVSKPLPTVPPSIGKSNVDKHQTEIGEGAQKLLRPNSLKLASDSDAESDSRASSPTSTVSNNSTEGFGGIMSFASSLYRNHSTSFSLSNLTLPTKGAREKTTPFPSLKGNRRALVDQKSSVIKHSPTVKREPPSPQGRSSNSSENQQFLKEVVHSVLDGQGVGWLNMKKVRRLLESEQLRVFVLSKLNRTVQSEEDSRQDIIPDVEISRKVYKGMLDLLKCTVLSLEQSYAHAGLGGMASIFGLLEIAQTHYYSKEPDKRKRSPTESVSTPVGKDPGLTARGDPKTMAQLRVPQLGPWAPSTAGKGPKELDTRSLKEENFVASIELWNKHQEVKKQKTLEKQRPEVIKPVFDLGETEEKKSQISADSGVSLTSGSQRTDADSVTGVSPAVMIRSSSQDSEVSTVVSNSSGETLGADSDLSSNAGDGPGGEGGAHLASSRGTLSDSEIETNAATSAIFGKAHGLKPGVKEKLVGSPVRSSEDVSQRVYLYEGLLGRDKGSMWDQLEDAAMETFSISKERSTLWDQMQFWEDAFLDAVMLEREGMGMDQGPQEMIDRYLSLGEHDRKRLEDDEDRLLATLLHNLISYMLLMKVNKNDIRKKVRRLMGKSHIGLVYSQQINEVLDHLANLNGRDLSIRSSGSRHMKKQTFVVHAGTDTNGDIFFMEVCDDCVVLRSNIGTVYERWWYEKLINMTYCPKTKVLCLWRRNGSETQLNKFYTKKCRELYYCVKDSMERAAARQQSIKPGPELGGEFPVQDMKTGEGGLLQVTLEGINLKFMHNQFLKLKKW